catagccTATTTTGTTGTCACTAATGGTCAATTAAATGTTTTTAAGCTCACTatgtccagtattcagaattcaaaacatttattcacaaatatgttattttttgcCAAGAGCCAGCCAGTCATGTGTGCGTAACTGCGTATGCATATTAGCCATGTTCGCCAAACAGAAGAAAGACGTAATGTTGAAAAGTCGTGCATGTCCTctccggcttcggcatactgcacGGTTATGAAAGGTTGTGGTTGGTTGTGGTCcgactgtgtgcgtgcattacctttccggcttcggcatactgcatggtgGTGAAGGCGTTGTGGTtggttgtggtcttagtgaagcagcctagccttgcAAGTTGGAGACGGAGTAGGCCTAATTGTTTACATGTGCgtcgtgcgagagagagagagcgcacctgccgtggtgatgtttggcttgctgtgtaaaatgttgtcagcatccgccgtggtgctttgtgtatgtgttcgaCAATGaagtatctgtctgatcgtatttgcTGTATATGTAGGCTGTCATGTAGGCTACAGACTGATTGCTTGCATCGATGAAATATTGTGATGTTATAGGCCAACTGCATATTGAGATAATTTAGATCGGTAATGCGCAACAATCGGCAACAATCGGGggaccccccaaccccccccccccccccccgggaatATTGACGGGTATATCATTTGTCTAGATGGACTCTACGTCTGTTGTAGGGGCAATTGATATGGAGGGATAACTGGATGGATAAGGAAGCTATTGCCAAGATATTTGTTGTTAACTACCAAAGAAACAATAATGAATCATTGACAAAATCACTATAGAAATAAAGCTCTAAAAATTCTAGGCTACAATATTGACAATAATATTGAACAAAATCAATACTGCTAGTCTGTTTCTCATTCCTAAAATAACTGTCCACACACgcactctttcacacacacacacacacacacacacacacacacacgcacacgcacacgcacacacacacacacacacacacactctctggtttTGTCTTCACTGGTTTGCCAAAGTGAACTGGAAATGAACCATGATTCAATGTTATACTCTCTTTTAAACGCGTGTTTCCCCTGCTCTCACAGGAGGGGGGTCAAGGATGGCGGAGGATATTCCATGCCGTTCATATCCACTCCAGCCACAACGCACTGACAACGTGGATTCTGTGACGCCATCTTTAGACCCTGGGTGGTCCGTCCATTATTTTGGAAAGCcctcactctttccctctcgGAAAACTCTGAACCccgttattaaaaaaatatgtattcgACTTCAACTTCATATTCAACTTTTTTACCAAGCCAACAAATAAAAGACACAGTGCTTTCAAAGGGAAAGGCCATCGCGGCGCAAACgaaaaaacatgaaacaagGATTGTTCCCGTTTTGTGTGGTCTGTCCCCCCAGTGTTGGCACACTGACTTGCCCCTAGACTAAACAGGCCCCACGGCTGAAATTACGCCTCAGAAACGACTTCAACCTTCTGCCTTCtttttctcccttctcctcctcagttCAGCTGCATGCGAGAGGTTCCCCAACGTGCCTCAAAATACTCCTAACCGCCGAAGCCAACGGACAGAAAGAAGGTGGAACCAAAAACCGCCACAGATGCTCCTGGGGCCGAGACCCATGGGGTGTGTTGTTGCTTTAAAATAACGGCAGAGTTGAAATTAGAGGCAGGGTGCTCTTATAATTGCTCTTATAATTGCACGCGGGTGCGCCAGTGCGCTGCCCCGCCGGTTTCTGACCCTAGCCGTCTTTAAATGAAGGGGTTGGGGAGGCTGAGCACGAGGTGATGTCAGCCGGAGACATTTCGGAATGTGTTTTTAATGCTAGCGCGTCACGGCGTGCCCAGGGCTAATCACAACTAATCATTCCAAAACCAGAAGCGCGCTAAGAGCTAATGGCGTAATGCTAACGACCGGAGCAACAAGAGCAACATCACGCCATTAGCTCTTAGCGCGCTTCTGGTTTGGAATGATACATGTAGGCCGGACGTTGTGGTGCTATAGGTAATGCCAGGgtgtgtgtagtagtagtaggcctatgtatgttGCATTATGAAAATAATGCGCTTGATGCAGGAACGTATATCTAAGTGCAGGAAATGCCGCTTgtgtaataaataatgaatgtgtTCCCGATAAAAGTCAGAGACGGCGAACATCCTATTTTCTGCTGATATGTTTCAAACCTACACATTTGATGCACACTTAGAGGAAGTGCTGTCTAGACTATGTACTATCGGGCTACACACTCTGCTTCTAAAGAAATCTGGGTGTGAGTATAGTTGATAACACTTGATGTACTCTAATGTCGCGTTTAGAAGACGACAGTTAGTATTGTAGTAGTTACTCGCGTTCAGTTACAGCGGGAGGGAAACAACGTAGCGCATCGACCACACAAGTTAGAAAACCAACCGGCCCGCCACAGACTTAAATCACAAGCAACTCTCTGCCTAAACGCTTATTACTGTCAGTGGCTGACCGTCGATCCCAGGGAACCGTCCAGCCTTCCTGCCCATGTATACAGGAGGCACGATATTTCAGAGAAGGTGGTCGTGAAGAGCTGAAATCCCATCCTCAcgcactgtaggcctactccccTCTCAGTAGTCTATGTATAAACACAGACGCTGGGCCCCCCCGTTCCTCGACCACATCTCATGGCTTTACACTCAGTCCCCCTGAAACCTATCAGTAAAATGTAGTTTCCTGGTTTTTCCACATCACCACAACTTTGCTGACAAACTCAgaagttttttttcctttttacttTCCATCTGGGGTTACTGCAGGAACGTGCCCACCGctcttttctcctcttctcAAGAGTCCTAATATATGATGGCTCCCAGATTGCTGAGCACGGAGTAGTAGCCCTAAgatttcgtttttgttttttttctgagttTCACAGTGTCACTGGATGAATAGGCTACTTAGTGCAACCTGCAGGAAACGTCTGAGGATTGTTACTGTAACACAAGGCCTTGTGTGGACCCTTGCCAAACCACGTCCATTTATTCAGTCTGGACTTGCGGTTAACACAGAGAGTTAAGGACCCGGCAATGTGTGGCTCCTCCATGACGTCACCTCGGTCCATTATCGCCTCGATATTTGCTGAAACTGAAGTAAAGCTAAAAGCCTAGCACTGTGCCACGTATAGCATCTTGGGGAAGGATTGTAAGTAGCCTAAGAGTAGCAGTGAGATAAGTCCTTATTGATCCCCAGGCAGGGACATTGGGTTGTTTACAGCAGCAGAAAGACAggcgaaaaaaagagatgcAGAGTATAGTAAAAAACATTCTATGGAACACAATACCCCCGAAAAAATACAATaggcaaaaaaacaacatctaATGTAATTAAGAACCAATTAACAAACAAATGTCAATGAAGTGCAAATGTGTTATTTCAAGTGTATGGGTTAAGGTATTAAAAGAGTCTAAAGTAGGTAAACAGTTATAAGGGTTGGACGATTCCTGCTCTTTTGGAAGTCCGTCAGCCGCTCCTTGGTCTGGCCGATGTTGGGATGGAGTTCAACCCAGACCTTCTGACGAACCTCCCATCCACACTTCGGGACTCGCCCTCTTCCTCACTGAAGCAGCCCACGATGGAGGACTCCTCAGAGAACTTCTTGAACTGGCACGTTTCAGGGTTGAAGCTGAAGTCAGGTGTAGAAGGTGATCGGAAAGGTGGAACGCAAGGCTCTTTGGGAGGCGTCGGTGTGGTCCATCACCCCATCTGACTTGCATAGCTGAGAGCTTCTCCGCAGGCAGGAGGGGCCGGAAGGTGCGGAAGAACGTCAACTCTCCAGTGACTCTCGCTCTGCTTCCCGGCCTCTCAAGGTCTGATCGAGCCCTGTGCAACAGGGAGAAGTTGGCATCGTCCATGCTGATGGTACGTGAGGTTTGAAAGATTCAACACATATTAAAagatttttgttatttattattttgataGTGAGGATATGATATTGTATCTTAATGATAATATCTAAGGTAAGAAATGTGATTGATCTTGTCAGTATGGGCTCGATTTTGAAAGCATCCAAACTAAACATCCCAGAACTCCCTTCAGGTCTTCTGTCAAAGCCACTCCCCTAAAACATGTGACTTGCTCGCTTGCTTTAGCACTAGGTCTGCCTTCCCTGTGGAACACTCCGGTTATGCgcaatgagcgtatacatacgGGCATAGTGCGCGCAGGTAgacggtaggtaggtagacagacaagtAAGCCATCCAATAATTTCATTCGGGccgaatgaaatgattggacaggCTTATTACAGGCCAGCGAGAGCCAAAGATACAAGACATATATTTTTTGTCAGTTGATTTATTTCTCGCTGTCGGGATGTCAAAATAAATTCAACAATTTGACAAAGAACGCCTCTAAAAATAATTGCCATCCTACCCTACCTTAAAACAACATAATCTAACAAATAACATGAGTAGTTGCATGCATAGTTTATTATGCTATTATAGATATATAATCAAACAATATTCTAACCATAGCAATCATGAAACCAGAGATTAGGATGTGATTATTTTAAGGCTATAGGAACAGGGTAAGTCTAGCACAAAGGTTGTCTACAATTCGATAGaatcatgttatttatttaacaacCAACAAACACTGAATAAGTCATGACTCCAACCAGATAATGACAATGAGTCAGTATTTATTTGGCTTACTTTTGTTTTAATGCACGCAAAGGAATTATGTAGGGTTCCTATAATGAATACAATCGCAGGAGTCATTGTGTATAAAACACATAAATtgtttcattattatttgtgtgatttattttttgtgcgAGTATTTCTTTTATAAAAAACTGTCTCaaaaaatatcattttttttttaatctttatcTTGCACTTGGCAAAGCCATCTGGAAAATAATGCAAAACGTTATGATAGTTCATTTCAGGACATGCTATCCATAGACACATTACTGACTTTGATTCACGATCTTTAGTTTTCACAGCCCTCCCAATTTAGTTTGCAGCCTCCAGTAAATTGAGGAAGGGGAGTGACTTGAAGAGAACCGCCGAAGAGATACCCTGCCTATAGAGCAAAGAGACCTGGACGGAGCGCTCTCTACTTTAAACCGGAGCTGGAAGATGATTGAAATTAAGAATACAATTGCATGGATCAACTCTTTAGCAAAGCGTTGCATATTTTTTCCCATCTCTTCAAACTGGAATAGTTGTTGAATATCCCCGACATCCTTAGGTAAGATGTTTTTACTTTAGCCATTtgggtaaagaaaaaaaaaacgcagaaTAATCTACACTGGTATATTTGAAACTAATAAATGCTGGGTGATTACGAAAGGAAAGTATGACTATTTGGACAAGAACCAGATACATTGTTGGTGAGATTATACTCTTGTGTTGGACCACCTATTCAGGCTCTTTTGTGTTTGTCCTATGTTCATTATATGTAGGCAACATATCGTTTATTTGCCTTAATAATGATTCATTTATAATATTCTACGATGGCTCTAGGCGACTGTCCTAACTGTGTTTTATTAAGTAGACAAGCCTAGAAATGACCGGTGTTGTTGCATCGTGTAAGGCAATAGTCCTAAAACACTAAATGATTCATTATATAAGCCCGACTTTTACAACCAGTTTACGTTTAGAAATACGCTCATCACGGACTATAGACCCGAGCAGCTAAATAAAAAAGACAAACTTTCCAGCTCTgtcttttttcgttttttttggtcaccTAGACTTCCAAAAGATTCCCTGCTGAAGTGCGCCCTCTAGCGGCCGCTCCGGGAACATGATCAACACTGAACTTTACCGACACTACAACTTCACCGGGAAACTCGACCACAGGCCCGCCAGCGGCGAGGGGACCAGCGGTGGCTCCGTGGACACCAAGACCTTGGTGTTCCTGGTCATCTGCAGCTTCATCGTGCTGGAGAACCTCGTGGTGCTCGTGGCCATAGGGAGCAACAAGAGGTTCCACAATCGGATGTACTACTTCATCGGTAACCTGGCGCTGTGCGACATGCTCTCCGGGGTGGCGTATCTCGTCAACCTGCTGCTCTCGGGGGACAAAACCCTGCAGCTGTCCCCGGCCCTCTGGTTCGTCCGGGAGGGGAGCATGTTTGTGGCGCTCGGCGCTTCGATCTTCAGCCTCCTGGCCATCGCCATCGAACGACACCTGACCATGGTCAAGATGAGACCTTACGACCGCAAGAAGAACTACAGGGTGTTCCTCCTCATCGGCACCTGTTGGATTATTGCCCTGTCCCTGGGTGCGCTGCCAATCATGGGTTGGAACTGTCTGGGCGACCTGCCCGACTGCTCCACCGTGCTGCCGCTCTACTCCAAAAGGTACGTGGCGTTCTGCATCATCATCTacatggtgctgctgctggccatCTCCGTGCTCTACGCCCGCATCTACACGCTGGTCAAGTCCAGCAGCCAGAAGGTGAACAAGCAGCGGCAATCGGAGCACGCCTTGTCCCTGCTGCGCACCGTGGTCATCGTGGTGGGCGTGTTCATCGCCTGCTGGACGCCCATCTTCGTGCTGCTCCTGGTGGACGTGGCGTGCAAGCAGCGCCGCCGGTGCCCCGTCCTGTACAAGGCCG
This Gadus macrocephalus chromosome 19, ASM3116895v1 DNA region includes the following protein-coding sequences:
- the LOC132447435 gene encoding sphingosine 1-phosphate receptor 3, whose protein sequence is MINTELYRHYNFTGKLDHRPASGEGTSGGSVDTKTLVFLVICSFIVLENLVVLVAIGSNKRFHNRMYYFIGNLALCDMLSGVAYLVNLLLSGDKTLQLSPALWFVREGSMFVALGASIFSLLAIAIERHLTMVKMRPYDRKKNYRVFLLIGTCWIIALSLGALPIMGWNCLGDLPDCSTVLPLYSKRYVAFCIIIYMVLLLAISVLYARIYTLVKSSSQKVNKQRQSEHALSLLRTVVIVVGVFIACWTPIFVLLLVDVACKQRRRCPVLYKADWFIALAVLNSAVNPVIYTLASREMRRGFLGLVCGPFCKIQTSVNGSGARPSLEQSRSKSKSWGSGINQNQNQNQIQNQSQNQPHGSSRKEGERGNEAGSGPAAQDTLVGQACPD